A genomic segment from Geitlerinema sp. PCC 7407 encodes:
- the psbP gene encoding photosystem II reaction center PsbP, whose protein sequence is MLKRFAAVLLAVLCLGLSGCVSGGAGLNSYVNTNKGYEFLYPTGWVSVKVSGGPDVVFHDLIEETENVSVVINPVEEGQTLQDLGTPSELGQRLAQSIISSVEAGRKAELVNAEARESQGITYYLLEYEVELPNQKRHNLASAAVSRGRLLTFNVSTPERRWPKMAERFKTVVSSFTVY, encoded by the coding sequence ATGCTGAAACGATTTGCCGCCGTCCTGCTCGCGGTGCTGTGTCTGGGCCTGTCGGGCTGCGTCTCGGGAGGAGCGGGCCTCAACAGCTACGTCAACACCAACAAAGGCTACGAATTCTTGTACCCGACCGGATGGGTGTCTGTAAAAGTGTCTGGTGGCCCGGACGTCGTCTTTCACGACCTGATCGAAGAGACCGAAAACGTCAGCGTGGTCATCAACCCGGTCGAAGAAGGGCAAACCCTCCAAGACCTGGGTACGCCCTCTGAACTGGGTCAGCGTCTGGCCCAAAGCATTATTTCCTCGGTCGAGGCCGGTCGCAAGGCCGAGCTGGTGAACGCTGAGGCCCGCGAATCCCAGGGCATCACCTACTACTTGCTGGAGTACGAGGTCGAGCTGCCCAACCAAAAGCGCCACAACCTCGCCAGCGCTGCGGTGAGCCGAGGCCGACTGTTGACCTTCAATGTTTCTACGCCCGAGCGGCGCTGGCCCAAGATGGCGGAGCGCTTCAAGACCGTGGTTAGCTCCTTCACGGTCTACTAG
- a CDS encoding nucleoside triphosphate pyrophosphatase, whose protein sequence is MSMPTFVLASASPARRRLLQMAGIEPVVRTSHFDESLVQDPNPGVLVETLARCKAETVASEFPQGLVLGCDSVLALRGEIHGKPANPEEAIARWRQMRGQVGDLYTGHALLDRTRHRQVVRHRVTRVHFAAVSDAEIEAYVATGEPLVCAGCFALEGQGSLFVEKLDGCHTNVIGLSMPLLRQMMTELGYQVVDFWA, encoded by the coding sequence ATGAGTATGCCAACCTTTGTTTTGGCGTCTGCGTCGCCGGCCCGGCGGCGTCTGCTGCAAATGGCCGGGATCGAGCCGGTGGTGCGCACGAGCCATTTTGATGAATCGCTGGTCCAAGACCCCAATCCGGGGGTTTTGGTGGAAACCCTGGCCCGCTGCAAGGCGGAAACCGTGGCGTCGGAGTTTCCCCAGGGGCTGGTGCTCGGCTGCGATTCGGTGCTGGCTCTGCGGGGCGAGATTCACGGCAAACCGGCGAACCCTGAGGAGGCGATCGCCCGCTGGCGCCAGATGCGCGGTCAGGTGGGCGACCTCTATACGGGCCACGCCCTGCTCGATCGCACCCGTCACCGCCAGGTGGTGCGCCACCGGGTGACCCGCGTGCATTTTGCGGCGGTCAGCGATGCGGAAATCGAGGCCTACGTGGCCACGGGAGAACCGCTGGTCTGCGCGGGCTGCTTCGCCCTGGAGGGCCAGGGCAGTCTGTTTGTGGAGAAGCTGGACGGCTGCCACACCAATGTGATCGGTCTGAGTATGCCGCTGCTGCGTCAGATGATGACGGAGCTGGGCTATCAGGTGGTGGATTTCTGGGCCTAG
- a CDS encoding serine/threonine-protein kinase, producing MNCPPARLSNPHADVLQETALGQICGSTQLFRDRYEILRILGRGGFGVTFLAKDITLPWEPLCVIKQLCPKVNNPEALQRARMRFHREAAILSKLGSHSQIPSLIDYFEVDGEFYLVQEYIRGVTLAKEVRRSGPWSEEAVKQFLREILPLLQYVHQNCVIHRDIKPPNLIRCRDDGRLVLIDFGAVKEQIAQAGETSCRHSTQFVGTVGFAPPEQFALRPVYSSDIFAVGVTCLYLLTGERPVDYDVDTFTGDVRWRDMVTVSDHLGKVLDKMLKSSLRERYQSAEEVLRALDLEDHLDSLAQCMNVQRRPAKSSPWGDEDEDAVGAARRMGKNYASPASRTASAIRDWRARAKAREVWQYSLRRNTMMEESTGHA from the coding sequence ATGAATTGCCCTCCTGCCCGGCTATCAAACCCTCACGCTGATGTGCTGCAAGAGACTGCTCTCGGTCAAATTTGCGGCTCGACACAGCTGTTTCGCGATCGCTACGAAATTCTACGGATATTGGGTCGAGGAGGCTTCGGCGTTACCTTCCTGGCCAAAGACATCACCCTGCCCTGGGAGCCGCTGTGCGTTATCAAGCAGCTCTGTCCCAAGGTCAACAACCCCGAAGCGTTGCAGCGCGCTCGGATGCGCTTCCACCGAGAAGCGGCGATCCTCAGCAAGCTCGGCAGCCACTCCCAGATTCCCAGCCTGATCGACTACTTTGAGGTCGATGGCGAGTTTTATCTGGTTCAGGAATATATTCGCGGGGTGACGCTGGCGAAAGAGGTGCGGCGATCGGGTCCCTGGTCCGAGGAGGCCGTCAAGCAGTTTCTGCGCGAGATTCTGCCGCTTTTGCAGTACGTTCACCAAAATTGCGTGATTCACCGCGACATCAAGCCCCCCAACTTGATTCGCTGCCGCGACGATGGGCGGCTGGTGCTGATCGACTTTGGCGCGGTCAAGGAGCAGATCGCCCAGGCGGGCGAGACGAGCTGTCGCCATTCGACCCAGTTTGTGGGGACGGTGGGCTTTGCGCCGCCGGAGCAGTTTGCGCTGCGGCCGGTGTATTCCAGCGATATTTTTGCGGTGGGGGTGACCTGCCTCTATCTGCTGACGGGCGAGCGGCCGGTGGACTACGACGTGGATACCTTTACGGGGGACGTGCGCTGGCGCGATATGGTGACGGTCAGCGATCACCTGGGCAAGGTGCTCGACAAAATGCTCAAGTCGTCGCTGCGGGAGCGCTATCAGTCGGCGGAGGAAGTGCTGCGGGCCCTCGATCTGGAGGATCACCTGGACAGTCTGGCCCAGTGCATGAATGTGCAGCGCCGGCCGGCGAAGTCGTCGCCCTGGGGCGATGAGGATGAAGATGCGGTGGGGGCGGCGCGGCGCATGGGTAAGAACTATGCTTCGCCTGCGAGCCGGACGGCCAGCGCGATTCGGGACTGGCGGGCGCGGGCGAAGGCGCGGGAAGTGTGGCAGTACAGCTTGCGGCGCAACACGATGATGGAGGAGTCGACGGGGCACGCCTAG
- a CDS encoding DNA double-strand break repair nuclease NurA, translated as MLDLTKLALQMQGMSQHLAQEAIASRQRLERVQQLLARAIRRQDVLVEQRREWSDRLGFAAAEPVEPLETMVEVGPAPALHSVVATDGSQMAPNHHEIAYCYLLNVGRVVLHYGQACAPLLDSLPEVVYRAEDLYLSRQWGVRTEEWMGYQRTVLESVVLADLVQEVAGSGAIASGSGVVQPSLLESSPCLAMVDGSLIYWFLEGLPAEARDRILPPILAAWEQIRQLGVPLVSYLSASRSTEALNFFRLESCPYANPDCATHCAGAVENAPCQVFSPLRDSLLWAGSLKPGFRGPLWRSWARILELYEEPQRIYFCYLHVGPEVARVEFPAWVAEDRVLLDWALRLTLAQVQKGYGYPVALAEAHNQAVVRGGDRARFFALLEQQMLRAGLQNIGISYKEARKRGSIA; from the coding sequence ATGCTGGATCTCACAAAGTTAGCGCTGCAAATGCAGGGCATGAGTCAGCACCTAGCTCAGGAGGCGATCGCGAGTCGCCAGCGTCTGGAGCGGGTGCAGCAGCTTTTGGCGCGGGCCATTCGGCGGCAGGATGTGCTGGTGGAGCAGCGCCGGGAGTGGAGCGATCGCCTGGGATTTGCGGCGGCGGAGCCGGTGGAGCCGCTGGAGACGATGGTGGAGGTGGGTCCGGCCCCGGCGCTGCATTCGGTGGTGGCGACGGATGGGTCGCAGATGGCCCCCAATCACCATGAGATTGCCTACTGCTATTTGCTGAATGTGGGGCGGGTGGTGCTGCACTATGGGCAGGCCTGCGCGCCGCTGCTCGATAGTCTGCCGGAGGTGGTGTATCGGGCGGAGGACCTCTATCTGTCGCGTCAGTGGGGCGTGCGGACGGAGGAGTGGATGGGCTATCAGCGGACGGTGTTGGAGTCGGTGGTGCTGGCGGATTTGGTGCAGGAGGTGGCGGGCTCGGGGGCGATCGCCTCTGGCTCGGGGGTGGTGCAGCCGTCGCTGTTGGAGTCGTCGCCTTGTTTGGCGATGGTGGATGGCTCGCTGATCTATTGGTTTTTGGAGGGGTTACCGGCGGAGGCGCGCGATCGCATTTTGCCGCCGATTTTGGCAGCCTGGGAGCAAATCCGTCAGCTGGGGGTGCCTCTGGTGAGCTATCTGAGCGCGTCCCGCAGTACGGAGGCGCTGAATTTTTTCCGACTGGAGAGCTGCCCCTATGCCAATCCGGATTGTGCGACCCACTGTGCGGGGGCGGTGGAGAATGCGCCGTGTCAGGTGTTTAGTCCGCTGCGGGATTCGCTGCTGTGGGCGGGCTCGCTGAAGCCGGGGTTTCGGGGGCCGCTCTGGCGCAGCTGGGCGCGGATTTTGGAGCTATATGAGGAGCCTCAGCGGATTTATTTCTGCTATCTCCATGTGGGGCCGGAGGTGGCTCGGGTGGAGTTTCCGGCTTGGGTGGCGGAGGACAGGGTGCTGCTGGATTGGGCGCTGCGGCTGACGCTGGCGCAGGTCCAGAAGGGCTATGGCTATCCGGTGGCGCTGGCGGAGGCGCACAATCAGGCGGTGGTGCGGGGGGGCGATCGCGCGCGGTTTTTTGCGCTGCTGGAGCAGCAGATGCTGCGGGCGGGCCTACAAAATATTGGGATTTCTTACAAGGAAGCTCGGAAGCGGGGAAGTATTGCTTAG
- a CDS encoding ArsA family ATPase: MTHPLPLVPSLELLLISGKGGVGKTTLACTLARQWAASQPGEQVLLLSTDPAHSLGDVLQETVGQDAQPLGDRPNLAVRALDAKTLLQDFKARYGDLLELLVERGSFVDNEDLTPVWDLDWPGADELMSILEIQRILREREADRVVVDMAPSGHTLNLFELMDFLDTLLEALNLFQEKHRVLVQTLAGRYTPDEADDFLRDLRRDLTEGRQLLQDAQRTACWIVAIAEPMSWLETQRFLDALTALGIPCGGFLVNQIQTAPLSDDRAYEQQQLLQKFQHLAGDRPVWICPQQGIAPVGSRALDALAPQLQPFHAAETPAIAAPPTIQWPEPIPPGLPDLLADGRRLIIIGGKGGVGKTTVAAALALGLAQRHRDRRLQVISIDPAHSLGDAFGQPLDHDPQPLLPNLLGQEINADRVLDQFRADYLWELAEMMSGGNDDSTLQIAYGPQAWRAIADQALPGVDEMLSLLTVMDLLDRGDLDLILLDTAPTGHLLRFLEMPSALADWLAWIFKLWIKYQNVLGRTDFMGRLRSLRQRVLQAQKKLQDPAHTEFISVLQNQSAIIAETQRLTHAIDQLHIPQHYAILNRHQPHQTSPSEHFPHQTLIHLPDLPRSVPPRERLQHAAHLLLQH; the protein is encoded by the coding sequence ATGACTCACCCCCTCCCTCTCGTCCCTTCTCTGGAACTGCTGCTGATCAGCGGCAAAGGCGGCGTCGGTAAAACCACCCTCGCCTGCACCTTGGCGCGGCAGTGGGCCGCCAGCCAGCCCGGGGAGCAGGTTTTGCTGCTGTCGACGGATCCGGCCCACTCCCTGGGCGACGTCCTGCAAGAGACCGTGGGACAGGACGCTCAACCCCTGGGCGATCGCCCCAATCTGGCCGTGCGCGCCCTCGACGCCAAAACCCTGCTGCAAGACTTCAAGGCGCGCTACGGCGACCTGCTCGAGCTGCTCGTCGAGCGGGGCAGCTTCGTGGACAACGAAGACCTGACACCCGTGTGGGATCTCGACTGGCCCGGAGCCGACGAGCTCATGAGCATCCTAGAGATCCAGCGCATCCTGCGAGAGCGCGAGGCCGATCGGGTAGTGGTGGACATGGCCCCCAGCGGCCACACCCTGAACCTATTCGAGCTGATGGACTTCTTGGACACCCTGCTCGAAGCGCTAAATCTTTTTCAGGAAAAGCACCGCGTCCTGGTCCAGACCCTGGCGGGCCGCTACACCCCCGACGAGGCCGACGACTTCTTGCGGGATCTGCGCCGCGACCTGACCGAGGGCCGCCAGCTGCTCCAAGACGCCCAGCGCACCGCTTGCTGGATCGTGGCGATCGCCGAACCCATGAGCTGGCTCGAAACCCAGCGCTTCCTCGACGCCTTGACGGCATTGGGCATCCCCTGCGGCGGCTTCCTAGTCAACCAAATCCAGACCGCCCCGCTCAGCGACGATCGCGCCTACGAACAGCAGCAGCTCCTGCAAAAATTCCAGCACCTGGCGGGCGATCGCCCCGTGTGGATCTGCCCGCAGCAAGGGATCGCCCCCGTTGGCAGCCGCGCCCTCGACGCCCTCGCCCCCCAGCTCCAGCCCTTCCACGCCGCCGAAACCCCCGCGATCGCCGCCCCACCCACCATCCAGTGGCCCGAGCCCATTCCCCCCGGCCTGCCCGACCTCCTCGCCGACGGCCGCCGCCTGATCATCATCGGCGGCAAAGGCGGCGTCGGCAAAACCACCGTCGCCGCCGCCCTCGCCCTCGGCCTCGCCCAGCGCCACCGCGATCGCCGCCTGCAAGTCATCTCCATCGACCCCGCCCACTCCCTCGGCGACGCCTTTGGCCAGCCCCTCGACCACGACCCCCAGCCCCTCCTGCCCAACCTCCTGGGCCAAGAAATCAACGCCGATCGCGTCCTCGACCAGTTTCGGGCCGACTACCTGTGGGAGCTCGCCGAAATGATGAGCGGCGGCAACGACGACAGCACCCTCCAGATCGCCTACGGCCCCCAAGCCTGGCGGGCGATCGCCGATCAGGCCCTGCCCGGCGTCGACGAAATGCTGTCCCTGCTCACCGTAATGGATTTGCTCGATCGCGGCGACCTCGACCTGATCCTCCTCGACACCGCCCCCACCGGCCACCTGCTGCGCTTCCTCGAAATGCCCAGCGCCCTCGCCGACTGGCTCGCCTGGATCTTCAAACTCTGGATCAAATACCAAAACGTCCTGGGCCGCACCGACTTCATGGGCCGCCTGCGATCGCTCCGTCAGCGCGTCCTCCAGGCCCAAAAAAAACTACAAGACCCCGCCCACACCGAATTTATCAGCGTCCTGCAAAACCAAAGCGCCATCATCGCCGAAACCCAGCGCCTCACCCACGCCATCGACCAGCTTCACATCCCCCAACACTACGCCATCCTCAACCGCCACCAGCCCCACCAAACCAGCCCCAGCGAACACTTCCCCCACCAAACCCTCATCCACCTCCCCGACCTCCCCCGCTCCGTCCCCCCCAGAGAACGCCTCCAACACGCCGCCCACCTGCTCCTCCAACACTAA
- a CDS encoding phosphoketolase: MVVATSTNNKPLTDEELRKIHAYWRAANYLSVGQIYLLDNPLLKEPLKLEHIKPRLLGHWGTTPGLNFIYAHLNRVIKAYDLDMLYVAGPGHGGPGLVANTYLEGIYSEVYPNIAQDEEGMQALFKQFSFPGGIPSHVAPETPGSIHEGGELGYALSHAFGAAFDNPDLIVACVVGDGEAETGALATSWHSNKFLNPIGDGAVLPILHLNGYKIANPTVLARISPAELESLMVGYGYKPYFVEGSDPVEMHQKMAATLDTAIAEIKAIQRDARTQGFKGRPQWPMIVLRSPKGWTGPKEVDGKKTEGSWRSHQVPLADMAKHPGHVQMLEEWLKSYKPEELFDSKGRLIAELAELAPEGDRRMGANPHTNGGVVLQDLRMPDFRDYAVEVPKRGGTIAEATRVMGNFLRDVMKRNPETFRLFGPDETASNRLGSVLEASDRTWLGDYLPDDDQLSPDGRIMEILSENTCQGWLEGYLLTGRHGFFSCYEAFIHIIDSMFNQHAKWLKTTRHIPWRRPLASLNYLLTSHVWRQDHNGFSHQDPGFIDHVVNKKAEVVRVYLPPDANTLLSVTDHCLRSRHYVNVIVAGKQPALQYLTMDEAIKHCTKGLGIWEWASNDQGSEPDVVLACAGDIPTLEALAAVDILRQHFPELKVRFINVVDLMTLQPDTEHPHGISDKAFDSLFTLDKPVIFAYHGYPWLIHRLTYRRTNHKNLHVRGYKEEGTTTTPFDMVVLNDLDRFHLVMDVIDRVPGLQVKGAHVRQMLADQLIEHKQYITTYGDDMPAIRDWQWHY, translated from the coding sequence ATGGTTGTAGCAACTTCGACAAACAACAAACCCCTCACCGATGAGGAATTGCGCAAAATCCATGCCTACTGGCGGGCGGCAAACTATCTGTCTGTGGGGCAGATTTATTTGCTAGACAATCCCCTGCTCAAGGAGCCCCTGAAGCTCGAGCACATCAAGCCGCGCCTGCTGGGCCACTGGGGGACGACGCCGGGCCTGAATTTCATCTACGCCCATCTCAATCGGGTGATCAAGGCCTACGACCTCGACATGCTCTACGTGGCGGGGCCGGGGCATGGCGGGCCGGGGCTGGTGGCCAACACCTATCTCGAAGGCATCTACAGCGAGGTCTACCCCAACATCGCCCAGGATGAGGAGGGCATGCAGGCGCTCTTCAAGCAGTTCTCGTTTCCGGGCGGGATTCCCAGCCACGTAGCGCCGGAGACCCCAGGCTCGATCCATGAAGGGGGCGAGCTGGGCTATGCGCTGTCCCATGCCTTTGGGGCGGCCTTCGACAATCCTGACCTGATCGTGGCCTGTGTGGTGGGCGACGGCGAGGCGGAAACCGGGGCCCTGGCCACGTCGTGGCACTCGAATAAATTCCTCAATCCCATTGGGGATGGGGCGGTGCTGCCGATTTTGCACCTCAACGGCTACAAGATCGCCAATCCGACGGTGCTGGCGCGCATTAGCCCGGCGGAGCTGGAGAGCCTGATGGTGGGCTACGGCTACAAGCCCTATTTTGTCGAGGGCTCGGATCCGGTGGAGATGCACCAAAAAATGGCGGCGACCCTGGATACGGCGATCGCCGAAATCAAGGCAATTCAGCGCGATGCCCGCACCCAGGGCTTCAAGGGGCGGCCCCAGTGGCCCATGATCGTCCTGCGATCGCCCAAGGGCTGGACCGGCCCCAAGGAAGTGGACGGCAAGAAAACCGAGGGTTCCTGGCGATCGCACCAGGTGCCCCTGGCCGACATGGCCAAACATCCGGGCCATGTCCAGATGCTGGAAGAGTGGCTCAAGAGCTACAAGCCGGAGGAGCTGTTTGACTCAAAGGGGCGGCTGATCGCGGAGCTGGCGGAGCTAGCGCCCGAGGGCGATCGCCGCATGGGGGCCAATCCCCACACCAACGGCGGCGTGGTGCTCCAAGACCTGCGGATGCCGGACTTCCGGGACTATGCGGTGGAGGTGCCCAAGCGGGGAGGCACGATCGCCGAAGCCACCCGCGTCATGGGGAATTTCTTGCGGGACGTGATGAAGCGCAACCCCGAGACCTTCCGGCTGTTTGGCCCCGACGAAACCGCCTCCAACCGACTGGGCTCGGTCCTCGAAGCGAGCGATCGCACCTGGCTGGGCGACTACCTGCCCGACGATGACCAGCTCTCTCCCGACGGCCGCATCATGGAGATCCTCAGCGAGAACACCTGCCAGGGCTGGCTCGAAGGCTACCTCCTCACCGGTCGCCACGGCTTCTTCTCCTGCTACGAGGCCTTCATCCACATCATCGACTCGATGTTCAACCAGCACGCCAAGTGGCTGAAAACCACGCGCCATATTCCGTGGCGGCGTCCCCTGGCCTCTCTCAACTACCTTCTGACCTCCCACGTCTGGCGCCAGGACCACAACGGCTTTAGTCACCAAGATCCCGGCTTCATTGACCATGTGGTCAACAAAAAAGCCGAGGTGGTGCGGGTCTATCTGCCCCCCGACGCCAACACCCTGCTGTCGGTGACCGACCACTGTCTGCGCAGCCGCCACTACGTGAACGTGATCGTGGCCGGGAAGCAGCCCGCCCTCCAGTACCTGACCATGGATGAGGCCATCAAGCACTGCACCAAGGGTCTGGGCATTTGGGAGTGGGCCAGCAACGACCAGGGCAGCGAACCCGATGTGGTGCTGGCCTGTGCGGGGGACATCCCTACCCTGGAGGCTCTGGCTGCGGTAGATATCCTGCGCCAGCACTTCCCTGAGCTGAAGGTGCGCTTTATCAACGTGGTGGACCTGATGACTCTCCAGCCTGACACGGAGCACCCCCACGGCATCAGCGACAAGGCGTTTGACAGCCTCTTTACCCTGGATAAGCCGGTGATCTTCGCCTACCACGGCTATCCCTGGCTGATTCACCGCCTCACCTACCGCCGCACCAACCACAAAAATCTCCACGTGCGCGGCTACAAGGAAGAGGGAACGACGACGACGCCCTTTGACATGGTGGTGCTCAATGACCTCGATCGCTTCCACTTGGTGATGGACGTGATTGACCGGGTGCCGGGGCTCCAGGTGAAGGGTGCCCACGTGCGCCAGATGCTGGCGGACCAGCTCATCGAGCACAAGCAGTACATCACCACCTACGGCGACGATATGCCCGCGATTCGCGACTGGCAGTGGCACTACTAG
- a CDS encoding transaldolase, with amino-acid sequence MSKSLLDQLREMTVVVADTGDIQAIEKFKPRDATTNPSLITAAAQMPQYQEIVDNTLTQARQDLGAAAEASAVANLAFDRLAIAFGLKILQIIPGRVSTEVDARLSYDTEATVAKARYLISEYQAAGIGRDRVLIKIASTWEGIRAAEILEKEGIHCNLTLLFGLHQAIACAEAGVTLISPFVGRILDWYKKETGRDSYSAAEDPGVLSVTEIYNYYKKFGYKTEVMGASFRNAGEITELAGCDLLTISPALLSELQATQADLPRKLDPAHAATLKLERQSMDQATFERLHTENRMASEKLDEGITGFTKALETLEALLIDRLSQLEGPEPVNTAAQELFCLYDLDGDGFITREEWLGTDAVFDALDVNKDGKITPEEMGAGLGAVLQLAKTSA; translated from the coding sequence ATGTCCAAGAGCTTGCTCGATCAGCTACGCGAAATGACCGTCGTGGTGGCCGACACTGGCGACATTCAGGCCATCGAGAAATTTAAGCCTCGGGATGCCACCACCAACCCCTCTTTGATCACGGCGGCGGCCCAGATGCCCCAGTATCAAGAGATCGTGGACAACACCCTCACGCAGGCTCGCCAAGATCTAGGCGCGGCGGCTGAGGCGTCGGCGGTGGCGAACTTGGCCTTTGATCGGCTGGCGATCGCCTTTGGCCTGAAGATTCTGCAAATCATTCCGGGGCGCGTGTCCACGGAGGTGGATGCCCGGCTGTCCTACGACACCGAGGCCACGGTCGCCAAGGCCCGCTACCTGATCTCGGAATACCAAGCTGCGGGGATCGGGCGCGATCGCGTTTTGATCAAGATTGCTTCGACTTGGGAGGGTATCCGCGCCGCCGAAATCCTGGAAAAAGAGGGCATTCACTGCAACTTGACCCTGCTGTTTGGCCTCCATCAGGCGATCGCCTGTGCCGAAGCGGGCGTCACCCTGATTTCTCCCTTTGTGGGCCGCATCCTCGACTGGTACAAAAAAGAGACCGGTCGCGACAGCTACTCCGCTGCCGAAGATCCCGGCGTGCTGTCGGTCACCGAGATCTACAACTACTACAAAAAGTTTGGCTACAAGACCGAGGTCATGGGTGCCAGCTTCCGCAACGCGGGCGAAATCACCGAGCTGGCAGGCTGCGATCTGCTCACCATTTCCCCGGCCCTGCTGAGCGAGCTTCAGGCGACCCAGGCCGACCTGCCCCGCAAGCTCGATCCCGCTCACGCAGCCACGCTGAAGCTTGAGCGCCAGTCCATGGACCAGGCCACCTTTGAGCGGCTCCACACCGAGAACCGCATGGCCTCGGAGAAGCTCGACGAAGGGATCACCGGCTTTACCAAGGCCCTCGAAACCCTGGAGGCGCTGCTGATCGATCGCCTCAGCCAGCTAGAAGGCCCCGAGCCCGTCAACACCGCGGCCCAAGAGCTGTTCTGCCTCTATGACCTCGATGGCGATGGCTTCATCACCCGCGAAGAGTGGCTGGGGACCGATGCGGTTTTTGATGCTCTCGATGTCAATAAGGACGGCAAAATCACGCCGGAAGAGATGGGCGCGGGTCTAGGCGCGGTCTTGCAGCTGGCCAAGACCAGCGCTTGA
- a CDS encoding Crp/Fnr family transcriptional regulator → MLEPAATVKIFQKQADPKIVEAGTAIFQAGQPANYMYGILDGEVELQVDGKTVEVLSASSVFGIGALLGHANRPYTAIAKTTCKLAFLDQQRFLFAVQETPMFALNVMQTYSDRLDRLAHSL, encoded by the coding sequence ATGTTAGAACCCGCAGCAACTGTCAAAATTTTCCAAAAACAGGCAGATCCCAAAATTGTCGAAGCCGGTACGGCTATCTTCCAGGCGGGACAGCCAGCGAACTATATGTACGGCATCCTGGACGGAGAAGTGGAGCTCCAGGTAGACGGCAAGACGGTGGAGGTGCTCTCTGCGAGCTCTGTTTTTGGAATTGGGGCGCTGCTGGGCCACGCCAACCGACCCTATACGGCGATCGCGAAAACCACCTGCAAGCTGGCTTTTCTCGATCAGCAGCGCTTTTTGTTTGCGGTCCAGGAGACGCCGATGTTTGCCCTCAATGTGATGCAGACCTACTCCGATCGCCTCGATCGTTTGGCCCACAGCCTCTAG
- a CDS encoding acetate/propionate family kinase, producing MKILVLNAGSSSQKSCLYEVDSATLPDPVPAPLWEAHLDWTHQATVAELTVKTQAGVCRRWELNPESRSESMAFLLRTLWSGETQVIESPAAIAAVGHRVVHGGQEYRESTRVTPPVKEAIARLAAIAPVHNPANLAGIESVEAHLGEVPQVAVFDTAFHSTLPQAAAVYPGPYAWREQGLRRYGFHGISYQYCVQRVEQILGPRPDRRMVIAHLGNGCSLAALRGGRSLDTTMGFTPLEGLMMGSRSGSVDPGLLLHLLRQGEMSVEELDRLLNRESGLKGISGISADMRQIWQAIAQGNPRAQLAFDIYVHRLRGAIASMLPAIGGLDALVFTAGVGEHHGPLRSAVCEGLAFLGVRLDEAQNAASPRDADIAAPDSTARILVVHTQEDWLIAQECYRLLTPDQ from the coding sequence ATGAAGATCCTGGTCTTGAATGCGGGCTCGAGCAGCCAAAAGAGCTGTTTGTACGAGGTGGACAGCGCAACGCTGCCGGACCCCGTACCAGCGCCGCTGTGGGAGGCCCATCTGGACTGGACCCACCAGGCGACGGTGGCGGAGCTGACGGTGAAAACCCAGGCGGGGGTGTGTCGCCGCTGGGAGCTCAATCCGGAGTCGCGATCGGAGTCGATGGCGTTTTTGCTCCGGACGCTGTGGAGCGGCGAGACTCAGGTAATCGAGTCGCCAGCGGCGATCGCGGCGGTGGGGCATCGGGTGGTTCACGGCGGCCAGGAGTACCGCGAGAGTACCCGCGTGACGCCCCCGGTGAAGGAGGCGATCGCCCGTCTAGCGGCGATCGCCCCGGTCCATAACCCAGCCAACCTGGCGGGCATCGAGTCGGTGGAGGCCCATCTGGGCGAGGTGCCCCAGGTGGCGGTGTTTGATACGGCTTTTCACAGCACGCTCCCCCAGGCGGCGGCGGTCTACCCAGGCCCCTACGCCTGGCGAGAGCAGGGGCTGCGGCGCTACGGCTTCCACGGCATCAGCTACCAGTACTGTGTCCAGCGGGTTGAGCAGATCTTGGGGCCTCGTCCTGACCGGCGAATGGTGATCGCCCACCTGGGCAATGGCTGCTCCCTGGCGGCGCTGCGCGGGGGCCGGAGCCTGGATACGACCATGGGCTTCACGCCGCTGGAGGGGCTGATGATGGGCAGTCGCTCGGGGTCGGTGGATCCGGGGCTGCTGCTGCATCTGCTGCGCCAAGGGGAAATGAGTGTAGAGGAGCTCGATCGCCTGCTCAACCGGGAGTCGGGCCTCAAGGGGATTTCGGGAATTTCGGCGGACATGCGCCAGATCTGGCAGGCGATCGCCCAGGGAAATCCCCGCGCCCAGCTAGCCTTCGATATCTATGTGCATCGCCTGCGAGGGGCGATCGCGTCGATGCTGCCCGCGATCGGTGGGCTCGATGCCCTGGTCTTCACGGCGGGGGTGGGGGAGCACCACGGGCCTCTGCGATCGGCGGTGTGCGAGGGATTGGCTTTTCTGGGGGTGCGGCTGGACGAGGCCCAAAATGCCGCGTCGCCCCGAGACGCGGACATCGCGGCCCCAGATTCGACGGCGCGAATCCTGGTGGTCCACACCCAAGAGGACTGGCTGATCGCCCAGGAGTGCTACCGATTGCTGACGCCAGACCAGTAG